The following coding sequences lie in one Crassostrea angulata isolate pt1a10 chromosome 10, ASM2561291v2, whole genome shotgun sequence genomic window:
- the LOC128167516 gene encoding uncharacterized protein LOC128167516, with product MVKQEAMDPDEMRGRTGHDAEDINQFDSVSNVRSQPERVKDPPKSVQREGSNVQGGGKKENPPNHGKSKKLKKTIFISYSPDAGFTERKFVVETVRQLKENNLAEDIWFDKDEKNTDSPCWFSMRMEAIEKCRAAILILSDSYFMCPVSVYEGKTLVERLKVDPTSVAIFPVMFSSLEKTEMPKEFNLLVKDVVELTSPDNHKLSLAEKTSVVIGSIMEELEKYASIHSPPTPHTPPDTEFTGEYKRKKICQWSVNDLQEWLFKLGIKEFYRQSLAECMVDGFLLMSLTDQDMIHQLGIDSRVVRKKVMQQILQTLDREHRQPDNWHLRARTQRSKPDVIYLIYDPTDVRLAQNIKADLKKKNLQVIHHDSVKLGRSKEEFLQINGPQVAMATQVIVLLTEAATGSPFVFHEVLFADWLGKKLVSAMFKNVWSTLRASLKAVLGECPAVDFETKMYNESLDVLEHHIKPLRRVPGVVLEQSYLNKMAEGLKPLEMLAYSRNGVVSRTPSEGDPQVFISYQWDMQGKVEDIKQLLENNSLQCWADVSITLPPRGHSSKSSRSGVGLHDGGSETLQSQIQRNMKAASVVLSCITPKYLQSDNCKKDLTLAETFNKPVIPVLLRFSPQESAPEQVRKILSKFSYIDLSNERLYKQNIPLVLEKIKKAVSQRGGYRDY from the exons ATGGTGAAACAAGAGGCCATGGATCCTGACGAGATGAGAGGCAGGACTGGCCATGACGCTGAAGACATCAACCAGTTTGACTCGGTATCCAACGTTCGATCTCAGCCGGAGCGGGTCAAGGACCCGCCCAAGTCAGTGCAGAGGGAGGGGAGTAATGTACAAGGTGGCGGCAAAAAGGAGAACCCCCCAAACCACGGCAAGTCAAAGAAACTCAAGAAAACAATCTTCATTTCTTACTCCCCTGATGCAGGCTTCACAGAGCGAAAGTTTGTGGTGGAAACTGTGCGCcaattaaaggaaaataatCTGGCAGAAGACATTTGGTTCGATAAAGACGAAAAAAATACGGACAGCCCCTGTTGGTTTTCCATGCGTATGGAAGCAATTGAAAAGTGCCGTGCTGCAATTTTGATTTTGTCAGACAGTTACTTTATGTGCCCTGTGTCGGTGTATGAGGGTAAAACTCTTGTGGAGAGACTCAAAGTGGACCCAACATCAGTTGCAATATTTCCAGTAATGTTCTCTTCTTTAGAAAAAACTGAAATGCCAAAAGAGTTTAATCTGTTAGTTAAGGATGTGGTGGAATTAACCTCACCGGATAATCATAAACTGAGCCTTGCCGAGAAGACTTCAGTGGTGATAGGGTCTATAATGGAGGAGCTAGAGAAGTACGCCTCCATACActcaccccccaccccccacacCCCACCAGACACGGAATTCACCGGGGAGTACAAACGTAAGAAGATCTGTCAGTGGAGTGTAAATGACCTCCAGGAGTGGCTGTTTAAGCTGGGCATCAAGGAGTTCTACCGCCAGAGTCTGGCCGAGTGCATGGTGGACGGGTTCCTATTGATGTCCCTCACGGACCAAGATATGATCCACCAGCTCGGAATTGACAGCCGTGTGGTACGTAAGAAGGTGATGCAGCAGATCCTACAGACGCTGGACCGCGAGCACAGGCAGCCGGACAACTGGCACCTCCGCGCGCGCACTCAGCGATCCAAACCTGATGTGATTTATCTCATCTACGACCCGACTGACGTCAGACTGGCCCAGAATATCAAAGCGGACCTCAAGAAGAAAAACTTGCAG gtTATCCATCATGACAGCGTAAAGCTGGGAAGATCCAAAGAGGAATTCCTGCAGATAAATGGACCACAGGTTGCCATGGCAACACAGGTGATCGTACTTCTGACTGAGGCAGCCACAGGGTCACCATTTGTGTTTCATGAAGTCCTGTTTGCTGATTGGCTGGGCAAGAAGCTTGTGTCGGCCATGTTTAAGAATGTTTGGTCCACGTTGAGGGCCTCTCTTAAAGCTGTGTTGG GTGAGTGCCCAGCGGTAGACTTTGAGACCAAGATGTACAACGAGAGTCTGGACGTCCTGGAGCACCACATCAAGCCCCTTAGGCGGGTCCCTGGGGTGGTGCTGGAACAGTCCTACCTCAACAAAATGGCTGAGGGACTCAAACCGCTTGAGATGCTAGCCTACTCCAGAA ATGGTGTGGTGTCGCGAACGCCCAGTGAAGGTGACCCCCAGGTATTCATAAGCTACCAATGGGACATGCAGGGTAAGGTGGAGGACATCAAACAGCTGCTGGAGAACAACAGCTTGCAGTGCTGGGCCGACGTGTCCATCACCCTACCCCCCAGGGGTCACAGCAGCAAGTCCAGCCGCAGCGGGGTGGGGCTCCACGACGGAGGGTCAGAGACCCTTCAGAGTCAGATCCAGAGGAACATGAAGGCAGCCTCAGTGGTGCTGAGTTGTATCACCCCAAAGTACCTCCAGAGTGACAACTGTAAGAAGGACCTCACCCTGGCTGAGACTTTCAACAAGCCCGTCATTCCTGTCCTACTCAGATTCTCCCCCCAGGAGAGTGCACCTGAGCAGGTGAGAAAAATCCTGTCCAAGTTCTCATATATTGACCTCAGTAACGAACGGCTTTACAAACAGAATATTCCATTAGtgttggaaaaaattaaaaaagcagTCAGTCAGAGAGGAGGTTACCGTGACTACTGA